The region cgctggattcgcccgctccacggagcgggcagacagcgggaatcattaccgagggttcgggtttgtacgaacccgaaccaaactcgatTCGTACCATCCCTACTGAGAGGGTAAACTGGCTGGAGAAAAGAGGAATGGGCTGAGCCAGGACTCTCCTGCATCACTGATCGGTTTATGAGCTTCCAGCTAGAGTTATCACCTAGTTGCTTCCACATCACCCCCGTCTAGCTAAACGCCCTGCTATAGGGATATGTGCCACATCTTACCTGTAAGTAAAGTCAACAtaaaactgccgctcactggatgttttttctttttcggaccattctctgtaaaccctagagatggttgtgcgtgaaaatcccagtagatcagcagtttctgaaatactcagaccagcccttctggcaccaacaaccatgccacgttcaaaggccctcaaatcacctttcttccccatactgatgcttggtttgaactgcaggagattgtcttgaccatgtctacatgcctaaatgcactgagttgccgccatgtgattggctgattagaaattaagtggtaacgtgcagttggacaggtgtacctaataaagtggccggtgagtgtatacacatatatatatacatctctgCTAGttatgtggtaacccaggggtgctAGATTTACTTGTGGAACATGTAGAATTGTAATGTCGCCCCGCTGGAAGgaacgaccggtcacttgccagatggtactgtgtgactccactagtgTAGTGGGTGGTCGAGATAAAGCTCAGCAAGGTGTTATactgtcatgatgccagtgccggttgggcacacaggtatggtggcacacctgcttttagtttagtgaggctggctataccctttcctgtgtggtcggtgacctgtcggGATGTGATGGGTCCCATGGCcgtttatcacggtggtccggagtggagctgtgaccaaCCCAGaatattggtaccgccacccacagaaaggggagatgaccaaaGGAaggtgcaatggctgtgtaggtgctgggataggaatcacagagtccagttaaattaaataaactcttaTTTACTGCCAGAATACTTGATACAATGATACACAGTGAGGTTCAGCTTGATAAGTTTCTTTAGACCTTAGAgacaggatctgtgctgagagcttagaaggaagatgtcgagagagtctcaacccaaagtagtactatGCTCTCCCGGAACTTCAGGGGTAGAATAAGAAAagtacttgaaagtagagagaatacttgtgcctgtgttttgactcttttggtctttgcaccacctatagcCTACACCCGCGCTGCTAGATAgtgtacgtaggcttctagcaactatgctctatcagttcctctttctccaggatactgtcctgcacttttagacgtgttctctgtgttggctgggatgatccctgacttgtcctctttaagttcacgttcagcactgcatagtgtgtcaaaatgctgctttcaagaaagaaGTGATCTCTGGTCCCAGGTGCGTGTGTCTACTACCACAGCTCAGACTACACTACACTGGACTAGTTGTGTTAGTCccgtaacaggggacctggcataggcCAGGGCACAACTTGACCGCTATAGGGAGCATTTTTGTTTGTGTCCGTCCTATACAGAATccaaaggtgtggctacacttcctctccccatgtgacaacttcctacagcatctgtaaagggtgctgtgagtgggtgagaagagggtgcaaagaaaagagaaggatagagataggtagaaaagagaaaaagctctcattggtgcacagatcacagaaccaataaccctttagacaccacagctgtgcaatacttaggcatacagtacatatactagcgacatctagtggcaacatctagtggtcctccagtggcccagtctgacactgtccgtcaatgctggaagagatcacagaTTGCCAGGTGCAGTAGTATGAGCCCCTAATTTGCACAACTAGACAGAGCTAGTCCCTCAATTATGGAAACTAGCAGCAGGCAGTGAGGCACATAGGCTAGTAGAACTTCTCCAACCCCTTAAAATACATCCTTGTTTAGACTtcagaatacttgagagtgataATCCCCCACAACGTGAACAGGTAGAATGCCCTGGACTGTGATAGTTACCCCTTTAGAGCTCTAGCAGGCCATAACCATAATCTCCCTGAAATATACACACCATCAGTGCCGACCtacctatatacatataaaagCAGTGGGAATCAGGTTCTGGGACACTATGCAACTGTTTAAAGAGCCACTGACAAGGGACTGTGACCTGTTTCCACCATCCATCCAAATTCTGTAACTTTGCTAGCTTGAACTTTAAGAGGAGTTATTATCTCGATTTCTGGACAAAGTAAAGAATTTACAGTAAGATTGGGTAAGAGTAAGAGAGTGCAGACCTTCTGTATCTCTTTATATCATTAGGACTGTCTGCCTTGGTCATTATGTGGCGTGTCTCTTATTGTATGGTGCACTGATGGTatttgtgtcagctcagccagtgatgttataGTCGTGccgcttgtccagcacacaggtgtgatgttggtacctgcttgttgtatggctggctgtgttccccagatggtcggtgacctgctgggttgttatgtgtcccttgggttcttgtcccggtagtcctgagtggcaactaacCCACCCAAACTGTTGGtaccgtcacccacagaaaggggaaaaaatgacccaaggtggtgtgtgtgtgggtgctggtgtgtatggaagatgacagagtcctgatcgtataaaaatataatatagttTTACTGTAAGGCTTTTAAGAATAACAGTACACATTTTCACAAGTAGATAAATCTGTACACACTGGAGTGCTTGATCTGGAGGAGATGCTTGAGTATAGCATGAGAGAGAGGTAACTGTagcagtgcttgtagagtagagtagaggagttggccagaggaaccccaacccagtgtagcaatgtactctgccagaacctggACATATCTTCAATAGTGAAGTATTAATTGTATAGACatttgtctgaccaccttctgccccctggtatcattgaacctgtcccagtagggtagtacaagccccagccgtggttatctgggtatagctaggtgtctgaggtgtcccagttacctgcactgcgcaataggatacgtaggccttcagtactggctgctttgtcttATCAAGGCTTGTTCCTCTGTAGTCAGGATACTGCTCTGCTCTTTGTAGACATGTTACTagcgtgggtcagggtgttccttggttaccTCTCAAAGTCCAGGCTCTTCTttggtgtgcttagcactgcataataggtaTAGTAGTAGTGATAAAAAAACTGATTGTCTCTTACTGCATCTGTACACTTAGGtgactagactcaactgaactgCTCTtccaggggtcctggcatcagcctgGCCCTGGAttaactacagcaggaatggtggtttttgtgtccttcctctgtgagaatctggataagactgagactactctgcacttcctccaccagtataaactcctcctacagggcctTGTAGTGTGcctctctgtgagtggtggggatgagtgtgtgcaggagaaaggagaAAGGCAATAGGTAGGAAAGGGCACCTCCTGttggtcagcacaaaacacatggtacagataaaacattaacccattactacCTTCAGTTGTGcaacacatataaatataaaatgctgacacctagtggtgaaactttagaatacctcatcaccactttaacctgaaagaaaagaaaaagcttttttgacaggtgcacaggacaagacaaacaccagtggtgggacaccgaTATTGCACCCAAAAAGCCTATTAAGAAGCAATGATCATCCATTCCTCTAGTGTATATTACCTGCTTCAGTCTATTCTCCTTCAGACTCTAATAACTACTGTAGGGAGCAGTACACCTGTGTTAAATCCATATATTGTATAATAAGTATTTTCATCATGGTCTTATCACGCAGGTCATACTCCGTGTATATAGTCATTCATCTCTTGCTTTACAGGTCACATTCAGGGCAGAACTTTACTACAATTCAACCCTAGTCCTGCCCCATACAAGCTGCTGGTTTGCTGTGAATTTTTTGAAGAAATCAACGTCCTGGAACTCACAGATGAATGTTCCCTGGCGCTGAGAAAATGGCTGAAGAAAGATCCGGAGGCCCTGGACTGGACGCACATGTCACAGTATGCATCGTCACTGGAAGGAAGAAGGTAAAGTGATGCCATCGGAGACTGATCTCAACCTTCATGAGAAGGGGGCAAGAGGTGGGGCAGGAGGTGGGTCTCATCGTCCAACATAGACGTCAATAAGAACTAATAAGTCTAGATTAGGAATGAGCGGACCCTTGGAAGTTCGGGTCTGACAAACCGGAATTAACCCCAACTCATCCTCGAATTTCATTAATGTTAAGGGGAATCCGAATTTTTGGGCTGTAAAATGGGGGAAGGGAGGGATAGAGGGCTGAATTGAGAAAATGGAGATAAAAACAGGACAATTGCTCAGCAAAGAGAGGTGGGGAAAATACTTAAAATAATAACataaaattctaataaaataaagaaataaattaacTGGAATAATAATTTGGAAAGAGGAGGCAGAGGTCAAAGTGGTCAAGGTGGAAGTGGCCACGTAGGAAGAAGATGCAGAGGGCCATGTGGACGAGGTGGAAGTGGACACGTAGGAGGAAGATGCGGTGGGCCAAGTGGACGAGGTGGAAGTGAACACGGAGGAGGAAGATGCAGAGGGCCATGTGGACGAGGTGGAAGTGGACACGTAGGAGGAAGATGCGGTGGGCCAAGTGGGCAAGTTGGAAGTGGCCACCTATGAGGAAGATGCAGAGGGCGAGGTGGAAGTGAACGCGTAGGAGGAAGATGCGGAGAGGCCCTCTGCATCTTCCTCCTACGCGGCCACTTCCACCTCGCCCACTTGACCCTCTGCATGGATGTAGCCATATGggtggatgaggaggatgaggaggtacTGGTGGGCATTTGTATGATGTCTCCTCAATCAGGCACCAGGACCGACAAGTCGTGTGGGATCGATGCTTGGTTAATTTTTAGGAATGTAAGCTTGTCCGGGTTGGCTGTGGATAGATGGATCTCTTTATCAGTGATGACACCCCCTGCAGTTCTACATATCTGTTCAGACTGATAGCACTTGGGCTGTGGCCTCTGTAATCTGCTGTAGCTTGTCGGCCATCTTGTCACCATGTGTGCTCTCACTTCCTTTTTCCAGTAGGCAGACATTGGATGGAACAGTAAGTGGCCACCACAATGCAGACTCCAGAAGTTGTGTCGGGGTCTAGTGTTTTCCGTACAACAAAGGGGCAAGTCTCACATACTGGCTGAAAGTCTCTGGCACACTTTTGGTTACTCATTTTGACAGATATGAGTAGAGATATCCGTCAATTCTGATCGAGTACACAGAGGGGCAAATCCAGTAGTATGGGCCCCAGGTTTGAATGGCAGAGCTGACTCCTCAACGTATGCCAAGGAAGCCAAGCAAGAAACAGCCGAGCACATCAGCAAATAGCAATTTCTCCAACTGCTTCAGATAGGTCCTTGTGCAGACAGGTAGGACTtgacagtatcctcctccactccaagtgCAGGTCCAAGGGCTAATAGTCataaaaaatatcataaaatgtatTTAGAGAATTATGTCAGCGACACagcgcgtttcgagaccggtccagtctctttatcaagtgtctaataccatATGATATCTAATACCTTATGGTAGTAGAcccttgataaagagaccggactggTCTCGAAACGCATTGTGTCACTGGAATAattcttttaatacattttatgatattttatatgacTATTACTCCTTGGACCTGTGCCTGTTTttcccgccttggagtggaggaggatactgacggtctttaatccctgtggctgtggttcattcacatgctatcagcaAGAGTTGggccttacaccagcacaacctatgtGTTCTATGTGCTttttttcaccacttcagccctgtctgaattacgctatggagagctgtcttatattttgtttctaggTGGGACTTGAGACAGACATGTGAGTGAAAATACTCTCAGCATGGACAGGTCTAGGGGGCACAGCTGTGGTAGTTAACTCCTTGGAGCTTTAGCAGGCCATAGCCTGGCTTTAGGGGCCTTGAAGGATACAGAACCTCAACATACACTTCTTTACTTCAGGCTCTGGCCATAGGACCAGGCCCCAGGCTTAGTTACCCTCAGTACACTCTGCTGTGGTCTCTTTACACTGAAGCCCACCTGGCTCTCTCCACCTCTACTAATAGACTCCAAAGGGGGCTCCCTATTGGTGGAGGTAGCTAAGCACAGGATTGGCCAGAACTGGAGGGAAAATATTGCAGGGCTGTGATAGGCTCAGAGATAGGGAGATGGCTGGCAAACATCCCCTCAGGTACAAGCTGTTACAtacacagttaacccttttaGCTACTCCAACATATGCTTGCTGTACCTGAATAGAACCCCTTCACAAAAACAGCAGTTGTACTTACTTTGTCTGCAGATTAACCTCTTAGACCTGAAATAAAGATGACAGTAGTGCCGTCCTGGACATATATACCTCAGCAGCAGAGGtcatgggttctgggacactgcagcctGGCCTCACCATTTGGAGAGGGGTATTGGGCCTACTAAATGATGCTGTAGGCCCTGGTAGCTCCTTGAACCAGAGAAAGGTGTTACCTATGGGTGTGTAGCAGGCACAGTTATACCACGTCCAGATCCTCTCCCTGCAGCAGCTCCATCCCCACCGACAACCCACGTCCCTTCTTTAATGAGCACAGTAGTCAGTGGCTAAATGGCGGATTTATGGGCCACAGCAGTCAGTGGCTAACTCATCGATGTACTGGCCACAGAAGTGACCTAACCGCTGTATCTTAGCAATGAGTGTCCTGAAAGGGCAAGTAGTTAAGATTTCCAGTCCTAACTGTCCCAGGCTAGCAGAAGCACCCTACTCTAGTGTGCGGACCCTACTCTAGTGTGCGGACCCTGCTCTAGTGTGCGGACCCTGCTCTAGTGTGCGGACCCTGCTCAAGTGTGCGGACCCTGCTCTAGTGTGCAGACCCTACTCTAGTGTGCAGACCCTACTCTAGTGTGCGGACCCTACTCTAGTGTGCGGACCCTGCTCAAGTGTGCGGACCCTACTCTAGTGTGCAGACCATGCTCAAGTGTGCGGACCCTGCTCAAGTGTGCGGACCCTGCTCAAGTGTGCGGACCCTACTCTAGTGTGCGGACCCTACTCTAGTGTGCGGACCCTACTCTAGTGTGCGGACCCTACTCTAGTGTGCGGACCATGCTCAAGTGTGCGGACCCTACTCTATTGTGCGGACCCTACTCTAGTGTGCGGACCCTACTCTAGTGTGCGGACCCTACTCTAGTGTGCGGACCCTGCTCAAGTGTGCGGACCCTACTCTATTGTGCGGAGCCTGCTCTAGTGTGCAGACCATACTCAAGTGTGCGGACCCTACTCTAGTGTGCGGACCCTACTCTAGTGTGCGGACCCTACTCTAGTGTGCGGACCCTACTCTATTGTGCGGACCCTACTCTAGTGTGCGGACCCTGCTCAAGTGTGCGGACCCTGCTCTAGTGTTCGGAGAAGAGGCGCCAGGACCCGTTACCAGCCTGTCCACACTGTGTCCATACTAGGCAGGGCTGTGATGGCTGTGCGAATGCCCACAGCAATAAAGCAGATTGATTGGCTGCTCAGCAGTCATTCAACAAACTTTATTCTTATTACGAACACCGGACCCAGACAGATTGCCTCACCTAATTCTGGGAACCCCAACGCAGAGATTCAGGCATGGACAGTACGCTCATCCATGGCCTAGATCTTTTGTGGTGCGCTGTACTTTTTGCATCAGCTGGTCATGCTCTTCTCCCCCATGTAACTGGATCCAGGACGTATCAGCAGCCATGTTGTCACATAGTCTTTAGTCATAGTCAACCAAATTATATACAAATACATGGCCCCTGCTATGACTAAGATCCTGGACTCCTCTCCATGTATACTCCTCTCCATGTATACTCCTCTCCATGTATACTCCTCTTCATGTATACTCCTCTCCATGTATACTCCTCTTCATGTATACTCCTCTCTATGTATACTCCTCTCCATGTATACTCCTCTTCATGTATACTCCTCTCCATGTATACTCCTCTTCATGTATACTCCTCTCCATGTATACTCCTCTCCATGTATACTCCTCTCCATGTATACTCCTCTTCATGTATACTCCTCTCCATGTATACTCCTCTCCATGAATACTCCTCTTCATGTATACTGCTCTCCATGTATACTCCTCTCCATGTATACTCCTCTCCATGTATACTCCTCTTCATGTATACTCCTCTCCATGTATACTCCTCTTCATGTATACTCCTCTCCATGTATACTCCTCTCCATGTATACTCCTCTTCATGTACACTCCTCTTCATGTATACTCCTCTCCATGTATACTCCTCTCCATGTATACTCCTCTCCATGTATACTCCTCTCCATGTATACTCCTCTCCATGTATACTCCTCTTCATGTATACTCCTCTTCATGTATACACACCTTACAGAGGGATAAACTGCATTGTGAGCCCAGCTGAACCTGGGAAGCTCCGGGCATCTGTAGAAATACATTCCTTGCTTCTTGACTTTTCATCGCCCCAATGTCAATTATTCCATTACCTTTTTTTATCTTTTGCCTTTTCAGCGATGGGTGGATAAAGAAGGAAGAAATACTAAGAGAGCGATTTAAGCGGGTGATAGACTGTGACATCGCCGCCGACCCCCTTGTGGCCCCCGGCACTCTTCCTCCGGTTGATTGTTTGATAACCACCTGTGGATTTGAAGTGATCAGCAAAGACCATGAAGAGTTCCGGAATAACCTGAGGAAGACGGCGGCTCTGCTGAAGGTCGGCGGCTACTTGGCTATATTTGTTCTCATAAATGCAAAGTTTTACAAAGTTGGGGAACCTCTGTTTCATGTTTTATGTTTCAATGAGGATTTTCTGAGGGCGGCTCTTATGGACTCCGGGTATGTCATTGAGAGTCTGGAGAGCAGACCACGTGTAGACTATGGTGGCTACATGATCTTTGATAGCCTGGTGTACGTCAGGGCTCGTAAAGTAAGAGAGGTGTAAAATTTAAATTGCTTCCATTTTACATTGCTTGTCGAAAAAAGATGATGTTTTTAATTGGGTTACAATGTTTTATTATGTAAATGTTTCACATTGTGAGATCATAGAACGGACTGAGATGAATAAATCTTACGGGAGACATCACAGTATACAAAATGTGAGTAATTTATtaggctcctctcctcctcctcctttgctCTAAACTCACTCCGTATGACTACAAAACTATAAGTCCATCTTGAGAGAAGAGAAAGAATCACTTAGGGATCTGGTTAtagctgcccatagaagtctatggagaaggaGGTGGTGGTAGGACAAAGGTAGATAGACCCAGAGAAGCTGCTGGAGAGGGTCCTGAGAGACAATCGGTACTCACGGTAACAAGTCGACCTTGCTGTGATAAGTGGAGCGGCACATATAGAACTACTTGCCACCAGCATATTAGCAGATAGAAGCCAACCTTGGTGTTAACCAAACAGGACTCGGCGGGAGCAGAGGGGCACTTCGGTGAGATGCAGCTTCTCCAACCTCAGACTAGACTTGAAACAGCACAAAACGCAGAATTTGAACAAAGACATAACAGGAATTAGGGAGACAAAATAAGGAAATGAGGAACACACAGACAGAGGGCCACATAGGGTACAAAAGTACACATAAGGTGGTCTTATACTGATTGTATTTTGCTCACCTTGTTTATGTGGAAATTCACATATTTCACAGCAACCATTCTTATTCAGCATATCTGAAGGAAAGTGAACTTTCCTATGGCCCAGACCGTACAATGAATGGAGGATTAATATAGACTAGATACCATGtagaaaaaaacagctgttttggCATTAGGTCccaattaaaaacataaaaagaaaaacattcaaAAACTTCACTCCAGACACTCTCAGATTGCTATGGTAAGGTGTCTTGGAGACACTTTTCTTCTCAGTCCTTAAAAAAGCATAAAGTCAGGAGACATGTAGTCAGATAGCTGTGGACTCTATTTATACAGGAAAGGTCCCAACCAACTTAGGGGGACGATCCCTGCGTGCATCAGTCTTCTCGCAACTCTGTGTAGTTTCCTGTATAATCAGGTGGATGTAGGTGGAATAGCTAACTGTATGTGCTTAACTCAGTATAGTTATTAACCAGCAATGGCTTCATCTCCATGTGCGGCAGGACTGAAGACTCAGGACTGATGAACTTCTTAACGTGGACAGGTTGGATCCCTCTGGTAGTAGTCGCACCTCTGGTGTTTTAGCAATTCAGACTTATGTATACAGGAACACAGAAAACAGGATTATAGGAAACTGGAAGAGCAGCACAGCGGCCAGGCCCCTGGAAGACGACGCTCAGGCTCTGAATGCAGCTACAGGAGCACAGGAAACAGGACAGACTGACAACACCCTGAGCACTAGGCAAAGCTTCAGGGCTGCTCTAGCCACCCTTTTATACTACAGGCAGAGAGCTTCTATAGGTGGAGAAAGGCCTGAGGTAACTTGGAAGATGATTGGACAGGAAAGATGAGGAGACTTAGCTAAGGCCCTGATAGGCCCAGGAGAGGGGAGGGACAGGCAGACCGGCAGGCAAGAAATGTGCAAACAGTCATGTACGCATTTAACCCTTAGTGGTGCTTCAGCATATGCTTTCTGTCAGTTAGTGAAACATAGTAAAAAGACGAAGAAACTTCAGTACATGCATCGCTCATCCTCAGAATACCCCGTAAACCTGTAATAACGATAAGAACAGTGCCgccctatatacagcagcagaAAAAAGCAGGGTCTGGGCGATAGAAGGAGACACGGGAGTCATTCTCCTGGTTTACTGTACAATACAGCTGAcacatgatcacatgaccctaATTGTGTATCAGAGAGATGCATGATGGGTAATTAATGTGAGAATAAATGATCTCCTACAGTCATAAATGTTTACGCATCATAAGGAGTCACAATCCTGGTCCCATGTTCTGCGTGTAGCCACTTATGATGGATCCACCAGGATGGACGTCCACCCTATGGGGCCACTCTACAAGGACTCATCCCTATAATCCATCTGAGGGCTCCGGAGATAAAGCTGATTGTAAAAGGTCCTGTGGCTCCAGGCTTACACGCGTACGGCCATTTTGTCCAGCTTGGGCCCCACTAGCCCTGTGGGCCCCAGTTTTATGATGATGATAATGTTATTGCTCTGGGGCATTATAATATAAATGGCGAATTCTGCATCATACACAGTGGCCATGCTGACCACAAGTTACTTGCCTGGAGAATAAAAGAGGCGAACAGCGCCCCCTAAGAGTAAAGGAGTCCGTATACCTTCAATACGTGACAAGTGAACAgttctctctcccatcctccccccataAACGTGACCGTTCACCACTAAGCCTCATACAGGTTAGCACGGTGTGTATGGATGGGTGTGTATACTGTCTTCATACATACTCACTGACTGGAGCCTCGCTGCCTGGACAATAAAGGAAAACTCCGGCCTCCTTGAGGTAGAGAAGAGTTCTGTACAACAAAACCTCCAGTGCAGAAGTAGTGGTTGTAATGATCATTACTGGACTCTAGGTAGCaccaaagccttaaaggggtattctgctcaaacataacttttcacatgatgctgcccatggggagactaacaattccctccatacttgttattacctattcagtctccttcccctagttctcagctgctgctttctgttgaagacacaaataATAACTgtatgtaagcttttctctccgtctccccctttccttccgagatggctgatgTCCCCCTCAGCGTGGACAGGCTGGGTCCCTGCTGCAGCAGTCACACCACTGGTGGTTTAGCAGGCCATGTCTATTGTGCACTCTATACACATTGTACATGTTTAACCTCCAGATATGACATTATAAAGCAGTCTACAGCAGTAATCCAAATCAGTCAAACCCCAAAACTTAGTCCCATCAAACAGTAGTAGAACAATATATTGTGAACCCCCGGCCTAACCCAGATTCCATCCTCACATGTATCACTTCTGGAGCTCCTGAACTACTAGAACTCTTCTACCAAAGACCTGTGCACTTTTATCAACCTATTCTTGGGCCACCCGCCCGCAGTAATGCCTTAACCCCTGGACACCCCGGACATCCCAGAAATTTGTATCCAGTACTTGGCAATTGcaataatatactgtatttttgctGTCGGAACTCTTTCAACTTTAATCACTTCCTCCAAGTAATCCATAGGGGAGAGTGGGAGCCCAACTACAAACACTCTGTCCATAAACCTCCCAGCGCCCTACAGTCCCAGAACATAGGGATAAGGTCGGCCATCTCCTCGGGACATGTATGGCAGCCCGCTGAGTGTCTACGATGCATCCACCATAGGGCCTCCTATACTACGAGTAGTTGTGACCTCCTCTGAGATATCGAGGGAGTGAGCATGTACAGAAGCAACAATATCTCCCCGTTCCTCTGCGGAGATTTGCCCCCATCTACCTCCCGCTTCCTTTTTTCAGGGGATCTCCCAGAAATGTATCTAGTATCCTGTGGTACGCCTATCGGGAATACTGGACACTGGGACAGCAGCTCAGCAAGAGTACAGCAGCTCTGGATCAGGTCCGTGTAAGACtctctctgatcctggatacCACTGGACACACTACTGGACGCCATGGGCTACTGATACGTTTATATTTGTAAGCTCAGTtggccattacaatatggcgctgaccttctatcaacttataacttgtaatttagaaCAGACAGTATGACAGCACTCATAACATCCATAACAGTAGATAATACCTCACTCTGGTCCCTAAAGAGGAAGGTGAGGTCCTCTGAAGTTGTGTTACGTGGTCATTTTCCCATCTTTGGCCATCAAATCAGCGATGGTTCTCCAATCTTAAGGGGTGTCTACCACAATTAGTAGGGGGTCTCCTCTATCTATACATTACACTGTTGTTACATTGACtcgtattgtattgtattgtactgtAGAGTTCAGTTGACCCTAAATTACCCAACCTCCTACTATGTATCTAAGAAGTGGATGATGGGTAATTTGTAAGAATTAATAATTCCCTGTAGTCATATATATGAAGAACTCATCACCTGATCACATGCTCCATGTTTTATGACATCTACAAATATTGACTCCTGAGGCTTTATAAACCCAAGGGCCAAATCCTCATCATCTCACATACAGGATGGACGGGAACGACAGCGAGATCCACCTCCAGCAGTATGAGTACACCGCCAGAGACTTCTATGACGACTACCTCTCTGCTAGTTCCCACCCTACACTTTTCGATGAAGTTATCTGCTTCCCTATGAGGCAACTCTACAAGGAAATGTCTGCAGGTAGGTTCTGCAAATGTTACCTCCTAGGGTCAGGCTGCACCCAGACAGGCCCCCCAGAGTACAGCTGATTGTATAGGGTTCCCCCATCCCCCAGAGAAGATCTAGGTGTGTGAGGAACCTGAGTGTTgacccagggcagtttctagggcatcttggcaacagggcgaatgttgataaaagcgccccccccccccccccccccccagt is a window of Dendropsophus ebraccatus isolate aDenEbr1 chromosome 5, aDenEbr1.pat, whole genome shotgun sequence DNA encoding:
- the LOC138793985 gene encoding indolethylamine N-methyltransferase-like gives rise to the protein MRQQSLTESMGKHQVYFSSHPMAQKLAGHLVKLLVLQSLPFNVVDSQPFRDFVACVHPRWMDGSDSEIHLHQKEFSARDFYDTYLSASSHPTLLDEFIYFPMRQLYKEMSAGHIQGRTLLQFNPSPAPYKLLVCCEFFEEINVLELTDECSLALRKWLKKDPEALDWTHMSQYASSLEGRSDGWIKKEEILRERFKRVIDCDIAADPLVAPGTLPPVDCLITTCGFEVISKDHEEFRNNLRKTAALLKVGGYLAIFVLINAKFYKVGEPLFHVLCFNEDFLRAALMDSGYVIESLESRPRVDYGGYMIFDSLVYVRARKVREV